In the genome of Nocardioides sp. NBC_00368, the window GCCGAGCAGCGCCCGGGAGCAGACCAGGGAGATCACCGTGGTCACCACACCGAAGGCAACCGGCACCACGATGCTGCCGGAGGTGTCCAGGAGCCACTGCAGGATCATCGGCGTGGTCCCGCACAGGGCCCCGGAGAGGCCGTACGTCACCGAGATGCCGGTGTAGCGGACCCGGGCCGGGAAGGCCTGGGCGAGCATGCCGGCCATGACGGCGTAGAACATCACGTCGGGGATCGTGGCCATCACCGCACCGAGCATCGCGAGGGTCCAGTTGCCGGTGCCCATCAGCACGAACATGAGCGCGAGAGCGGGGATCTCTAGGGCGAGCAGGACGGTGACCAGGGTGCGCGGGTTCCAGCGGGTGGCGAGGATCGCGCCGAACGGCTGCACGAAGAACTGCACGACGCTGGCGATCAGGATGATGGTGAGGAAGGAGTCCTTCTCGAAGCCGAGGTGGGTGGTCGCCCAGGCGAGCGCGAAGGTGTCGCGGGCGTAGACGACCACGAAGACGCACAGGATGCCGAAGACGCCGAGGGTCAGCTCGCGGGAGTTGGTGCGGAACAGCTCGACCACCGGGACGCGTACGACCTCGTTGCGCTCGTGGAGCTCCTTCATCGCCGGGGACTCCTCCAGGCTGAGCCTGATCACGAGCCCGACCACGACCAGCGCGGCGGAGGCCAGGAACGGCAGCCGCCAGGCCCACTCGAGCAGGGCGTCGTCGGGGAGCAGGCCGGTCACGGCGAGGAAGCTGAGGGTGGCCAGGATCCGGCCGGCGGGGGAGCCCTGCTGGGCGAAGGCGCCGAAGAGGAAGCCGCGGTCGGCGCGGGTGTGCTCGGTCGCGATCAGCACCGCGCCGCCCCACTCGCCACCGACGGCCAGGCCCTGCAGCAGCCGGAGGATGATCAGCAGCACCGGTGCGGCGGCGCCGATGGCCGCGTGCGTCGGCAGCAGGCCCACGCCGACGGTGGTGACACCCATCAGCAGCAGGGTCAGGATCAGCGAGCGCTTGCGGCCGATCCGGTCGCCGAGGTGGCCGAAGACCACCCCGCCGAGCGGCCGGGTGAGGAACCCGACGGCGAAGGTCGCGAAGGAGAGCAGGGTCGCGACGGCGGGCTCGGCGTTGCTGAAGAACAGCGGCCCGAAGACCAGCGCGGACGCGGTGCCGTAGATGTAGAAGTCGTACCACTCGATCGTGGTGCCGACGAAGGCGGCGATGCCCGCCTTGCGGGCCATCCGTTCGTCGGGGACGCGCGTTGACTGGGTCATGGGGACTGCTCCTCCGGGGGTTGTGTGTCGTCACGCACCGGAATGCTGTGTGACCGCGTTCACACTAAGAACCCGCGCCATT includes:
- a CDS encoding MFS transporter, with product MTQSTRVPDERMARKAGIAAFVGTTIEWYDFYIYGTASALVFGPLFFSNAEPAVATLLSFATFAVGFLTRPLGGVVFGHLGDRIGRKRSLILTLLLMGVTTVGVGLLPTHAAIGAAAPVLLIILRLLQGLAVGGEWGGAVLIATEHTRADRGFLFGAFAQQGSPAGRILATLSFLAVTGLLPDDALLEWAWRLPFLASAALVVVGLVIRLSLEESPAMKELHERNEVVRVPVVELFRTNSRELTLGVFGILCVFVVVYARDTFALAWATTHLGFEKDSFLTIILIASVVQFFVQPFGAILATRWNPRTLVTVLLALEIPALALMFVLMGTGNWTLAMLGAVMATIPDVMFYAVMAGMLAQAFPARVRYTGISVTYGLSGALCGTTPMILQWLLDTSGSIVVPVAFGVVTTVISLVCSRALLGRGAAESEGAEDAASVPATR